From the Gemmatimonadaceae bacterium genome, the window GCGTCCTGCGCTACCAGCGGCGCACTCCACGCGAGGATGGTCGCCGCTCCAACCAGCGCCGCCAGTACACGAGTCACACGGAAGGTCATGTCGTATCTCCGGGTTGATGATGCCACGATCCCACACCACACCGTCGTCGGTACCGCCGTGAGTAACGCCTGCCGCCTCATCGGCGTTGTGGCACGGGCGATGGGCTCCGGGGTAGGATCGACGCGCACGAACTTAGGGGCGGGAGATCGCCCCCGTTAGATTCCGTCACATGTCCAACGCTCCCCCTTTGACCTCTCCCCTTCCGACTCGCATGCGACGCTCACGCTCTATCGCCGGCGCCATGGCCGCGCTCTGCGCCATCGCCTTCGCCGTCCCCGCCGCCGCGCAGCACCAGCACGGGACAAAACCCGACTCGTCCAAGCAGGAAAAGCCCGCCATGAAGCACGACATGGCCGGCATGAAGCACGACATGGAAGGGATGAACCACATGTCCAGCGGGTGGAAGGAGATGGATGCCTTCCATGCCGTCCTGGGCGGCACCTTCCATCCGGCGGCGGACAAGGGCGACTTCGCCCCGCTCAAGGCCAACGCGCAGGTGCTGGCCGACAAGGCCAAGACGTGGCTCGCCTCGACCGCTCCCGCCAGCTGCGCCAAACCCGAGCAGAAGCAGACCATCACCACGATTGCTACGCTCACCAGCGAGTTGGCGAAGAAGGTGAAGGGCGACACGCCTGACGCCGACCTCAAGGCCGCCATCACCGCCATTCACGACAACTTCGAGAAGGTCGAGACGGCGTGTGGCGAAATGAAAGGGATGAAGCACTAGCCGAAGGCGCGGCACCTGCCGGCACCTGCCGGCACCTGCCGGAGCCAGCCGGCAACACGAACGGGGCGGCGCGCGATGCGCCGCCCCGTCTGTCGTTTCATCGTGACGCTTGCCCTACGCTTCGCCCACCGACAACGACATCGCGAAGCAGTGCTTGTGCCCGATCGTCCACTCGTCCACGGAGACGCGGTCGTAGCGCCGCTTCTTCTCGGGATAGCGTTCGATGTCCTGGAAGTGGAAGCCGCACCGCTGGAAGAGCGAGTCGCTGAACGAGACGGCGAAGATCTCCGGATAACCGCGCTTGGCCGCCAGCTGCACCGCCGCCTTGATGAGCTGCGCTCCCAGCCCCTTCCCCTGCTGCGACGCTTCGACGGCCAGCGACACCAGCTCCACCAGTGACGGCGAATACTCGTCGATGCACACGCACCCCACCACGTGCCCGTCGTCGTCGCGAATCACGCGATAGTCGTCGAGGTGCGACTCGACAAACGATTCGGAGCGGGGCAGGGTCAGCCCGTCGGGTGCAAAGCGGTTGTTCAGCTCCGCGAGGACGGGAACGTCATACTCGCGGGGAGGGGCGATGGGACGCATGGAGGGATGTTACGAAATGGCCGCCGACCGGCGCAACGGGACCATGTGCACGCGCCGCCGTCACGGGTCGATCAGCACCCCGCGATTGAATCGCCACCGCGGATCGACCCACCGCTTCACCGAGCGAAAGCGCGCCAGCACCTCGGGCGAATACTGCACCGCGAGAAACGGCTTCTTGATGCGCCCAATCCCATGCTCAGCGGCCACGCACCCCCCGCGCGCCACGATCTCGCGCGCCAGCACGAGGTAACACTCCTTCGCCAGCGCCAGCTCCCCCTCGTCCCGCGGCAGGATGTTCACGTGGAAGTGGTTGTTCCCCACGTGCCCGAACGCGGCAAAGTCGAGCCCGGCCCCACCCAGCACCTCCTGGTATCGCGCGAAGACCCACTGCAACTGGTCGTCTGGCACCGCCATGTCGGTCGCGATCTTGTGGAGCCCAGGATGCCTTTCTCGCCGCTGGGCGATTATAGCGTTTATGCGCTCCGGAACGGCGTGACGGAACGCGCGGATGTCCCGAAGTTCGCTCTCCGTCGCCCCAGCCAGCGAGTAGCTCGGATCCGCGCCGCACGCCACGATCTCGTCAGATAGCGTATCGGCTATTGTTTCTAGCTCGCCGTCGCCCTCGAAGCCGACCTCCACAAAAACCGAGCACTCCGCTGCTCCGCTCCCCTCCAGCACCCGCGCAACCGCCGGCTTCCCGCTCTCGGCCGCCAGCGCGTGCGAACGCCGATCGAGAAACTCCAGCGCCGTGGTCCGCATCGACCGGTCTCCCCTTACCAGGACCACAAACCGAAACGCCGCCGCCACATCGCCGAAAAACTGCAGGTAGCCCAGCCGCTGCTCGCTCGACCGCTGCAGTCGCACGGTGACGCTGGAAACGGCGCCCAGCGTCCCCTCCGCGCCAATCCAGAGGTCGATCGCGTCGCCCGAGGAAAAGTAGCCGTAGCCGATCGCGTTCTTCGTCGCCGGCTTCGGGATCGGGGCGAGTTCCAGGCGGCGAATCTCGCCCCCGTCGTCCAGGAGCAGCGCCCCTTCACCACCATCGCCCGCGCCGCGCCGCAGTGTGAGCGTGCGCGCACTCGGCAGCTCCACCGTGATCGCCTCCACCCACTCGCGCATCGCGCCGAACCGGAAGGTGCGCGCACCGCCGGCGTTGGTCGCGACCATCCCGCCAATCGACGCCGACGTCTCGGTGGGATCGACCGGGAACGTGAGCGCGGGGTGGTTGGCTGCCAGGTAGCCAGTGAGTTCGCTGAGGCAGGTCCCGGCCAGAACGGTGGCGGTCGGCGGTTCGCCCGCCTCGTCGACCGAGAGCACACCGCGCAGCGCCGAGAGCGCGACCAGATGCGCGTCAGGCTCGGGGACGGCCCCTCCGACAACCCCCGTGCGCGACCCCGAGATGGCCACCGCGTGTCCGTTGGCGGCATGCCACGCCAGCACCTGCCGCAGCTCCTCCACCGTTTCGGGGACGGCGAGCGACCCTGCCCCGCGCGACGTGAGCTTGGATTCATCGTGCAGGTAGTCGGCAATCGCGTCGTCGGCCGGCGACAGGCGCACGCACGCCGGTGGCGCAGTCACCACCCCGACCAGGTCGCGCGCAACCAGGGGGACGGCGCCCATCGTCAGTACAGGATGCGCGTGCGAACGCTCATGGGAAGCTGCGCGATGCGCGCGTGCACCTCATCCGACAGTTCGCGGTTCACGTCCATCACCAGG encodes:
- a CDS encoding FAD-binding oxidoreductase — protein: MGAVPLVARDLVGVVTAPPACVRLSPADDAIADYLHDESKLTSRGAGSLAVPETVEELRQVLAWHAANGHAVAISGSRTGVVGGAVPEPDAHLVALSALRGVLSVDEAGEPPTATVLAGTCLSELTGYLAANHPALTFPVDPTETSASIGGMVATNAGGARTFRFGAMREWVEAITVELPSARTLTLRRGAGDGGEGALLLDDGGEIRRLELAPIPKPATKNAIGYGYFSSGDAIDLWIGAEGTLGAVSSVTVRLQRSSEQRLGYLQFFGDVAAAFRFVVLVRGDRSMRTTALEFLDRRSHALAAESGKPAVARVLEGSGAAECSVFVEVGFEGDGELETIADTLSDEIVACGADPSYSLAGATESELRDIRAFRHAVPERINAIIAQRRERHPGLHKIATDMAVPDDQLQWVFARYQEVLGGAGLDFAAFGHVGNNHFHVNILPRDEGELALAKECYLVLAREIVARGGCVAAEHGIGRIKKPFLAVQYSPEVLARFRSVKRWVDPRWRFNRGVLIDP
- a CDS encoding GNAT family N-acetyltransferase, coding for MRPIAPPREYDVPVLAELNNRFAPDGLTLPRSESFVESHLDDYRVIRDDDGHVVGCVCIDEYSPSLVELVSLAVEASQQGKGLGAQLIKAAVQLAAKRGYPEIFAVSFSDSLFQRCGFHFQDIERYPEKKRRYDRVSVDEWTIGHKHCFAMSLSVGEA